The genomic region CACCCATATCGGTGCCGCCATGCGATGGGTTCGGTTCCATACATCCTCATCAGCAAGTGTCCATGGAGTCTTGATACCCATAGTATAGTTATGCTTGAACTTCGGCATATAGTTACCGATAAGCGCAAGGAAACAACCTAGTGCGGCAAACAGAATCCTTACCATATCCAAGTCATGCCCGCTTGCAATACCTACCATCAGGAAAAGCAACAGGACAAAAAAGGCTGTCAATGCAACCCTGAAGATATCAAAGGCTCTCCTGAAGCGATCATAGTTTTCACTCTTCGGATCAATCCTTGCTATGAAAGGCACAAGGAAGTTTATGGCTACGATCAAAGCAAACAGATACCAGAGGGTCCTCTTGCTTCCGTAGCCGTCCACTTTTCCTCCGACTCCCCAATGTGTAGGTATGGTCGCCGGCAATTTTCCATACGATATGGCCAATACCAAGAAAGCTACCACAAGCAGGCAACATATCAAGAGAACAGTCTTCTTATCCCTCATCTTTCCCTCCCTGACCTTCATCAGGCAATTCATCCGATGCTGAAATTCCCAAGAAACCGGCAAGCCAGTCCATGACATCTTCCATAACAGAGGTATTCAATTCATAGATAAGGCTGTTTCCCTGCCGTGTGTCACTGACAAGTCCTGCCTGTTTCAGGATCTTGAGATGATGTGAAAGAGTTGCACCCGTTATATCCAGGTCAGATAAAATCTCACCCACGGATTTCGGTCCTCCCCTGAGCAGTTCCAACACTTTCCGTCGTACAGGATCACTAAGAGCCCTGATGGTATCCTGCAACATGTCATGTCCTCCATGCCCTTCCGTTTTCTTCAAGTTTCCTGCCGGCCATCCGGCAGGAAAACAATCAAATTTATTTTTCTGTTGTCTTGACCCATGTTGCAATATCTGTAATTACCATGGGATCGACATGCTGCGGTGTATTGTACAATGAAACATCAGGTGTACCAGTCGGTGATATCTGACCAGGCATAAACAGATGGCTCAAACCATCATAAAGCCTGAACGTGACATTGTCCCGTCCCATCAAGACAACCTGCCACAGTTTATAATCTTTGTCAAAGGGAACTTGGAAATCCTCGTTGCCTTGCAGGATAAGCATCGGCAGATGTACTTTCTTGATGATATCCATACCATGGATATCATCAAGACTCTTCCAATAGGACGTAGGAGTTCCCATGATATAGCCACTTCCGCCATCATCCAGCGTCTTCGTCTTTTCCAATCCAGCCGCAGCTTGGTCAAGCAAGGCTTTCTTCTGTTGAGCTGAGTAGGAAGGCTGTGCGTTGATCATAGCCTTGTTCTGGTCAAGCATTATATCCTGCAGGCTCCGCAGGGAACCTGCCATGGAAATGATACCCTTGACATGAGGATTGTCTTGTGCAATCTTCGGAGCCAGCATGCCACCAAGGCTATGTCCAAGCAAATAGATAGCACTCCCGTCAACCCTGTCGTCAGCATACAGGAGGTCTACTGCAGCTTCTGCATCATCCAAGACCTCATATTCCACGGTAATACCTGCTGTGGCCCAAGGATACTGATAGGTACGCTTGTTATATCGTAAGGAAGCAACCCCTTGCTCTGCTAATCCACGGGCTATATCCTTGAACGGTTGGACAGGAACCTTTCCTATGGATTCATTCATATCAGACGAACCTGAACCTTGCACCAAAAGTACGACAGGTGGCTTCTTTATGCCCTTAGGCAGGGTCAACAGACCTGGTAATCCCTTTTCTCCGACTTTCACGGCTTCTTCTTCCCATGCAGCCGTACTCTGAGGTTCAGGTACTTCCTTCGGAATGGGACTGATCAGTATACCTGCAGGCTTCTCTTCACTGTCAAAGCTTATTGTTATCCTGAAATCAAAAAGCGTACCCGCTATAGAAGTCACGACACTGTCATACTGCCCCTGCTTGACATACTGGCTGCTTAGGATGTTTCCTGCAGAACCGGTTATCTGTTGCTGAAGCATGACCCAACCCTGCTGCAATTGAGCTTTGCTGATACTTTGAGTCAGCTTCTCTGCCGCATCACCGTAGAACGTAGTAAAATTTCCTGCAAAAAACTGTGAAATGTAAGCTGCAACCCGTTTTTCCAAAACTGCACCTTTGTCCTGCTGAGATGGTCCCGACTGAACCGCAGGTCCAGCAGAACACAGTGCCATTGCCGCCAACAGCAAGGCCAAAAAGGCAAATGTCTTTTTTTTCATTGTTCTTCTTCCTCCATTGTCCACCATAGGCTCTTCCAGCCTATGGAAAATATATGGGATAAAATAGACAAACATCTAATTAGATAATCATCTAAATACTATCCATAGGGACAAGACATGTCAAGCAATGAACAAGGACTTATCCGATATAATAATTTTGCTTGCACGGTAGCATAAGTGCGTGTTAGTCTACTCGTATGCCGATACTTCGGTACGAGGTCGCAGGCATAGCCTGCAAAGGAGAGTATATGAAAAAACGGTTCTTATTGCTGCCGTTGGTGCTACTGGCTGCAATCAGCTCCCTGTTTGCACAAGCGCAGATTGAACAGGTTGCTGAAAGACAACCTGTTACCATTTCCGTAGTAGCAACGACGGATGTCCATGGGGATATTTACGGTTTTTCCTATGAAAACAACAAGGAAACCAAGGATTCTGGACTTGCCAGGGTCTATCCTTTCGTCCAGGAAGTCCGAAAGGAAAACCCTACAGGAACCATACTTGTGGACGACGGTGACATGCTGCAAGGTACTATCCTCACGGATGACATCTTCAACAAGACAGACGGACCACATCCCGTCGTACAGACAATGAACTACATGGGATACGATGCCATGACTCTCGGCAACCATGAGTTCAACTTCGGACTTGGACTCATAAACAGGCTCATTGCCCAAGCAGACTTCCCCATTCTGGCTGCAAATGTCACCTATAAAGATGGCACACCGTTGGCAAAACCATATACCATCTTAGAAAGAAATGGACTACGTATAGCCATCATCGGCTTGACTAATCCGAATGCGCCACGATGGGACGGAGACAAAGTCGCTGCATTGACTTTTACTTCCGCAGCTGACAGCTGCAGGAAGGTATTGGACGAACTCAAGGGAAAAGCCGACATCTACATTGCCCTCGCCCATATGGAAGAAACTCCTGAATATGATATCGAAAACGGCTCGGACAGCGGAGACAAGATAGCTGAAACCTGCCCGGAACTGTCTGCATTGATGCTTGGACACTATCATATTGACGCAAATACTGTAGTCAATGGAGTTCCTATCCTATCCTGCCAAAAAGGTGGCAAGGACGTTGCCAGGTTTGATATCCACGTAGGACCTGACAAGAAAGTCACTTCAGTGACCGCTACGCTGACAAACACAAAGGATTACCCGGCTTCTGACGAAATACGAAACCTTCCGTTCGTCAAGAAAGCCCAGCAAGAGACAGTCGATTATATCCATAAGGGAATAAAGCTGGCAGACGGATCAACAAAAGGCGGCGTACTGGGAGAAGCAACCGCAGATTTCCAACCTGCAAATGAAATCAAAGGCATTCCACAGGGTAAGCTTGAAGATACTGCAGTAGTGGATCTCATCAACAACATACAATTGGCTGAAAGCGGAGCCGATGTCTCGGCAGCAGCACTCTTCAAGGATACCAGTGACCTACCGAAGGGACCGCTCAACTATGGGAATGTCTTTGATATCTACAAGTATGACAATACGTTATATACGGTAGTCGTCACAGGGCAAGAGTTAAAGAACTACATGGAATGGGCAGTAAAGCACCTCAACACCTTCAAACCAGGCGACCTTACCATTTCCTTTGACAAGGATATACCAGGTTATCTGTACGATATGTTCCAAGGTGTAGACTACCAAGTCGATATCAGCAAACCGGTAGGTCAGCGAATCGTAAACCTGACATTCAAGGGCAAACCTCTCAAGATGGACCAGAAACTGACCCTCGCTGTCAACAATTACAGATATTCCTCTGCCTTGAAGGCACAGCACCTGGTTGCCGGTACAAGGAATTGGGAAAGCTCGGCATCAATCAGGGATATGATTGTCGCCTATCTGCAGAAACATAAGACGATTTCTCCTGAAGTCGACCACAACTGGAAACTCATAGGTTATAGTTGGGATAAGGATTTGCATCAAAAGGCAGTACAGGAAGTCAATGACGGCATCCTTGAAGTACCTTATTACAGAAGTCTTACTGCAGCAGATCTCAAGTAAGCACCTGCAGATTTGTCAATTTTTGTTTCAGAGACCATAGTGCGCTATGGCCTCTTTTTTTTACCTAGTCCTAGGAAAATCACAGGTATCATTGGAGTCAAGATACCAGATTTTAAAAATTAGCTTAACAAACAACAGGTAGTAACGCCATATTTCGTTGGCATAAGAATTGCGTTGGTTTACTCATCTTCCTTCAAGGGAAAAAAGGAGAAAACCAATGAATTACTACACGGCAATGCCTGATCTGGCATCCTATGACTGGACACCTCTTACACGACTCATAATGAAACGGAAAGCTGCACCTCTCAACAAAAAAGAAGAAACACTTTTGCAAAGGGAACTGCAGCTGCTCATCTACAGCATGACGCTCCAATGGCATATCCTGCCGGAAGATGACGCTTCGGGATTCTTGCTTTCTACGCTTCCGAATATAGAAAAGATCCTAAGCAAATGGAACAGTAGCAAGGGAACCTTCAAGAATTATCTCATCGGTTCAATCTACAAGCTCGCAAGTTTCCACAATCTGAGGAAATATTCCGACAAACAAAAGGAATCAACTTATTTTCTTCTGATGCATAACACAAGGACCGAACAATCCAACTATGCGGTATCTACGAATCCCGACGGTACAAAAGAGCTGATCATCAGCTCCTCGGACAAAATCTTTGAAACAGAACCTGCCTACGGACTTTCATCCTATGCATTGCTTGAAACCAACCTGCAGGTCCAAGCAAAATCAACATTCAAGCGAATCGTCAAAGCGACACATAAGCCCTTGGATACAACAAGCTGTAATTTTTCCCCGACAGAGCAAAGGCTCCATGAATATTTGGCAAAGAAAACCGACAGAAGAGCCATCCTGCTGTATTTTCTTACGTTCACCTATGATGCCATGGAAAATCTTATCCCGACACTTGCCTCCCTCTTCAATATCGATGAGGATTGCATGCAGCTTCAGTTCCTGTCTCTCAGGCCTTTGGCACTCAAGAAAATCTTCGACCATGAGTACAGAAGGAACATGAGCCAGAAACATCTCAACAGCATGATCATGCATGTCGAGAAAAGCAAGGATATTGAGCTGACAGTCCCTAAAAAAGAACAAATAGATAAGCAGATACGTTCGACAGGTTCATTGTTCAGAAAATCGTATGAAGCAAACAAGGAAATTCGAATATCACAAAATCAGCTTGCAGAAGTACTTGATATCAGCAGAGGTACTATTGCCGGTTACATCGTAAGAGCAAAAAAGATACTCAAGTCTTGTCTTGATGGAACTTCGGCGGTATCTTACTCAATATGAAATATCTATTGGCAAGTTCAAACAAACACAAGTATCAGGAACTGATCGCACTGCTTCCATCCGTGACTTTGGAGCTGGCAGAAGGTCTGGAAGACGTCAATGAAAATGCCAAGACATTCCTCGGCAATGCCTTGATCAAAGCAGAAGCAGCCTACCGTCAGTTCCACATGCCGGTGATTGCAGATGACTCAGGTCTCTGCGTCTCCGCATTGGGAGGAGCACCTGGAGTGTTTACTGCCCGTTATGGCAGTGATGTACTGCACAGGCTTCTGGACAGCAGCGAACGCAATGCCTATCTGCTGAAAAACATGCAGGGAATTACAGACAGAAGTGCAAGTTTCGTCTGTTGTATTGTTGCTTACATTTCTCCTTACAGAATCTATACGGTAAGTGAAGAAGTCAAAGGCAGCATCGCAGAAAAACCTATCGGTGCAGGAGGTTTCGGTTACGATCCTGTCTTCGTGCTTGATGACATCGGCAAGGCAATGGCCCAACTTACCGAAGAAGAAAAAGGACAGCATAGTCACCGTGGAAAAGCAGCAAGGGCAATGAATACGCTGTTGGCTACATTGGAGGAGAACTAAGATGAAAAGAAATGAACAACAGGCAGGTGATACATGGGACCTGTCACCACTATTTGAAAGCAATGAAGCATTCTATGCTGCACTGGAAAATTTCAAGACGACTTATCTTGCAAAGGCAGGAACGATCAAAGGTACCCTCTGTTCAAAAAAAGGCATCCTGGATGGGTATGATTTCATAAGACGTTCATCTTTGCTTCTGGAACGTCTTGCCCAATATGCGCAACTGAAAAACAGTGCCGATTCAAGTGATATGGAAAACCAAAAGATGCTTTCCTATCTCATGATGACAGCTTCTTCCTACATGCAGCAACTGGCTTTCTTTGATACGGAAATCCTTTCAAACGACGAAAAAGGACCTTGAAGCCTATATCGCAGACAAAGATTTCAAGGATTTGAAAAGGACACTTACCGATCTGCTCAGACAGAAAAAACATATACTTGACGAAGAAGGTGAAAGGCTCCTTGCCGGACAGATGGAAGTCGGTAGCAAAGCCTCCAAGATATTCCAGGACCTGACCACCAATGATTTCAACTTCGGAACAATTGATGGCAAACCACTGTCAGAATCTACATTCTCCCTCTTTCTCAAGGATTCAGATGAAGGGTTGCGCAAACAGGCATATAACCAGCTGTACAGTGAATATGAAAGCCATAAGTATACGTTGGCCAACACCTATGAGATGCAGATCAAACAGGACATCTTCGTGAGCAAGGCAAGAGGCTATGCTTCTACCAGGGCCATGAAACTTTATGACGACAATGTTGACGAGAGTGTCTATGACAACCTGATTGCACAGATCCATGAAGGCTTTCCTGTCCTACATGATTATTATGCACTCAGAGCAAAGCTGATGGGAAAAGACAGATTGCATCATTGGGATGTATATACGCCTTTGGTCGAAGGTTTTGAACGGCACACGACATATGATGAAGCCGTTGCAATTGTTGAAAAGGCTTTGTCACCATTAGGCAAGGAATATACCGATACCCTGAAGAACGGTCTTACGGCAGCCCGCTGGGTCGACAAGTATGAAAATGAAGGCAAACGGCATGGAGCCTTCTCAAGCGGAACCTATGAGTCATACCCGTACATTCTTCTCAACTACAAGGAAGATGATATGAGGGATATCTTTACCATAGCCCACGAGGGTGGTCACTCGATGCACAGCTGGTATGCCACCCACAACAATACATTCTTTGATTATGACTACACGATCTTTGAAGCTGAAGTTGCCTCAACTTTCAATGAACAGCTGCTTGCTGGCTATCTGCTGGATAACAGTACAAACAAAGCAGAAAAAGCCTATCTGCTGGGCAAGCAACTGGATGACCTCATAGCAACATTGTTCAGGCAGACAATGTTTGCCGAATTTGAACATCAGGCACATTGCATTGCAGAAGAAGGTAATCCTCTGACCGTTGATGTACTCAGAGACGTCTACAGGAAACTGCTTGAAGCTTATTTCGGACCGATGATGGAGTTTTCGAATCTGAGTGACATGGAAGGACTGCGGATCCCACACTTCTATTCTTCCTACTATGTCTATAAATATGCTACGGGTGTCAGTGCTGCTATTGCATTGAGCAAGAAGGTGCTTGGTGGAGGCCAGGACGACCTTGAGCACTATAAGGCATTTCTGAAAAGCGGCGGTTCCAGATATCCCCTGGATTCCCTGCGGCTTGCCGGTGTCGACATGTCCAAGAAGGAACCTGTGCAGGCAGCAATTGCACATTTTGCACAGTTGCTGAAACAATTCACTGCATTGATTTAATGCATGTTTACCAAACAGCAATGACCGCCAGGGAAATCTTTCCCTTTGGTGGTTTGCTGGCTGGTCACATTTGATCGCCCGGTCAAAGTCTGAAGCCTTTGCCGTCCCCGATGCTGATACCGATTCCCCTGGCAATATTTACCATCTGATGATCAGTCGGTATATATTTTGTCTTTCCCGCAATATCACTGAGCAGGTTATAAGTAATTTTGTCATCTTTTATGGCAATTGTAGTACCGAACTTGCCTTCCATTGCCAGCCGTCCGGCATAACTGCCCATTTCAGAAGAAAGCAATCTATCGTAGGCACTTGGATTTCCGCCACGCTGCAGATGTCCAGGCACGACTATCCGGGTTTCTACTCCACAGTTTTCACTGATATACTGTGCAAGGAATTTTGTCGATGTAAGCTCCCCTCTTCTGGAAGCCAACCGTTCGCCTTTCTTCATCTGGCTTTCAGCTTTTGTCATTGCACCTTCTGCTATGGCAATGATATTGAAGGCACTGCCTTTTGCTATACGGCGATTGACTGCCTTTGCTACCTCCTCCGGTTCATAGGGAAATTCCGGAAGCAGGATGATATCTGCTCCACCTGCAATACCAGCATAGAGCGTCAGCCAACCGACTTTGTTACCCATGAGCTCAATGAGCATGGTCCGGCCATGGCTGGCTGCGGTGGTATGGATCTTATCGATGCAGTCGGTAGCAATATCAACTGCCGTATGGAAGCCAAAAGTAACATCAGTCCCCCAGATATCATTGTCTATCGTCTTGGGCAGACCAATGACATTCAGACCGGCACGTGAAAGCAACCCAGCTGTCTTATGGGTTCCTGCCCCGCCCAAGGTAACCAACAGATCCAGTCCAAGGTCCCTGTAGGTCTTTACCATCATATCGAGCTTTGATACCCCGTTACGATCTTCTACGGTCATCTGCTTGAATGGTTGGCGTGATGTACCAAGGATAGTACCGCCGACATTGAGAATACCTGAAAAGTCCTTGGCCTCAAGTACCCTGGTTTCATTGTTGATAAGGCCGGAATATCCATCCGTGATACCGATAAGCCGCACTCCGTTCATCTGGTTGAGGACGAACTTCCCGAACCCTCTGATCACCGCATTCAATCCCGGGCAATCACCACCGCTTGTCAAGATACCTATCTTCATTCCCATATTTGCTCCTTTTCGATATATACTCTCTCCTTCATCATAGAGGAGAAAAAGGCCATCACGAAAGAAAAAAATCATATATGCAGAAAAATCAGCCCCACTCCATCGTTGGAGCAGGGCTGATATATTACAATGCCAGACTTCCCATCGGATCCCATGGTTCCAAAACAATTGGTTCCAAGGCAAGCATCTGTTGCTGGTCGGCAGTCAGATACTTCTTGTCTATGACAATTTGATATAC from Spirochaetia bacterium harbors:
- a CDS encoding SdpI family protein, coding for MRDKKTVLLICCLLVVAFLVLAISYGKLPATIPTHWGVGGKVDGYGSKRTLWYLFALIVAINFLVPFIARIDPKSENYDRFRRAFDIFRVALTAFFVLLLFLMVGIASGHDLDMVRILFAALGCFLALIGNYMPKFKHNYTMGIKTPWTLADEDVWNRTHRMAAPIWVIGGIGVFVSSIFFPKMLLTATFIIVILAMTLVPVVYSYVIFSRKKAGKFQG
- a CDS encoding autorepressor SdpR family transcription factor, translating into MLQDTIRALSDPVRRKVLELLRGGPKSVGEILSDLDITGATLSHHLKILKQAGLVSDTRQGNSLIYELNTSVMEDVMDWLAGFLGISASDELPDEGQGGKDEG
- the rdgB gene encoding RdgB/HAM1 family non-canonical purine NTP pyrophosphatase — encoded protein: MKYLLASSNKHKYQELIALLPSVTLELAEGLEDVNENAKTFLGNALIKAEAAYRQFHMPVIADDSGLCVSALGGAPGVFTARYGSDVLHRLLDSSERNAYLLKNMQGITDRSASFVCCIVAYISPYRIYTVSEEVKGSIAEKPIGAGGFGYDPVFVLDDIGKAMAQLTEEEKGQHSHRGKAARAMNTLLATLEEN
- a CDS encoding 5'-nucleotidase C-terminal domain-containing protein; translation: MKKRFLLLPLVLLAAISSLFAQAQIEQVAERQPVTISVVATTDVHGDIYGFSYENNKETKDSGLARVYPFVQEVRKENPTGTILVDDGDMLQGTILTDDIFNKTDGPHPVVQTMNYMGYDAMTLGNHEFNFGLGLINRLIAQADFPILAANVTYKDGTPLAKPYTILERNGLRIAIIGLTNPNAPRWDGDKVAALTFTSAADSCRKVLDELKGKADIYIALAHMEETPEYDIENGSDSGDKIAETCPELSALMLGHYHIDANTVVNGVPILSCQKGGKDVARFDIHVGPDKKVTSVTATLTNTKDYPASDEIRNLPFVKKAQQETVDYIHKGIKLADGSTKGGVLGEATADFQPANEIKGIPQGKLEDTAVVDLINNIQLAESGADVSAAALFKDTSDLPKGPLNYGNVFDIYKYDNTLYTVVVTGQELKNYMEWAVKHLNTFKPGDLTISFDKDIPGYLYDMFQGVDYQVDISKPVGQRIVNLTFKGKPLKMDQKLTLAVNNYRYSSALKAQHLVAGTRNWESSASIRDMIVAYLQKHKTISPEVDHNWKLIGYSWDKDLHQKAVQEVNDGILEVPYYRSLTAADLK
- a CDS encoding 6-phosphofructokinase gives rise to the protein MGMKIGILTSGGDCPGLNAVIRGFGKFVLNQMNGVRLIGITDGYSGLINNETRVLEAKDFSGILNVGGTILGTSRQPFKQMTVEDRNGVSKLDMMVKTYRDLGLDLLVTLGGAGTHKTAGLLSRAGLNVIGLPKTIDNDIWGTDVTFGFHTAVDIATDCIDKIHTTAASHGRTMLIELMGNKVGWLTLYAGIAGGADIILLPEFPYEPEEVAKAVNRRIAKGSAFNIIAIAEGAMTKAESQMKKGERLASRRGELTSTKFLAQYISENCGVETRIVVPGHLQRGGNPSAYDRLLSSEMGSYAGRLAMEGKFGTTIAIKDDKITYNLLSDIAGKTKYIPTDHQMVNIARGIGISIGDGKGFRL
- a CDS encoding alpha/beta fold hydrolase gives rise to the protein MKKKTFAFLALLLAAMALCSAGPAVQSGPSQQDKGAVLEKRVAAYISQFFAGNFTTFYGDAAEKLTQSISKAQLQQGWVMLQQQITGSAGNILSSQYVKQGQYDSVVTSIAGTLFDFRITISFDSEEKPAGILISPIPKEVPEPQSTAAWEEEAVKVGEKGLPGLLTLPKGIKKPPVVLLVQGSGSSDMNESIGKVPVQPFKDIARGLAEQGVASLRYNKRTYQYPWATAGITVEYEVLDDAEAAVDLLYADDRVDGSAIYLLGHSLGGMLAPKIAQDNPHVKGIISMAGSLRSLQDIMLDQNKAMINAQPSYSAQQKKALLDQAAAGLEKTKTLDDGGSGYIMGTPTSYWKSLDDIHGMDIIKKVHLPMLILQGNEDFQVPFDKDYKLWQVVLMGRDNVTFRLYDGLSHLFMPGQISPTGTPDVSLYNTPQHVDPMVITDIATWVKTTEK
- the pepF gene encoding oligoendopeptidase F — translated: MIRKSFQTTKKDLEAYIADKDFKDLKRTLTDLLRQKKHILDEEGERLLAGQMEVGSKASKIFQDLTTNDFNFGTIDGKPLSESTFSLFLKDSDEGLRKQAYNQLYSEYESHKYTLANTYEMQIKQDIFVSKARGYASTRAMKLYDDNVDESVYDNLIAQIHEGFPVLHDYYALRAKLMGKDRLHHWDVYTPLVEGFERHTTYDEAVAIVEKALSPLGKEYTDTLKNGLTAARWVDKYENEGKRHGAFSSGTYESYPYILLNYKEDDMRDIFTIAHEGGHSMHSWYATHNNTFFDYDYTIFEAEVASTFNEQLLAGYLLDNSTNKAEKAYLLGKQLDDLIATLFRQTMFAEFEHQAHCIAEEGNPLTVDVLRDVYRKLLEAYFGPMMEFSNLSDMEGLRIPHFYSSYYVYKYATGVSAAIALSKKVLGGGQDDLEHYKAFLKSGGSRYPLDSLRLAGVDMSKKEPVQAAIAHFAQLLKQFTALI